CTGGCCGCGTGACATTCGACGGCAAGCTCGTCGAATCAGGCAAGTATGACATTCGCAGACTGAGAGAAGATATTGGCATGGTGTTTCAGCAGTTCAACGTGTTTCCTCACCTTACTGCTCTTCAGAATGTTGCCCTGGGTCCTGTCGTCGTCAAGAAAACGGCTCGCAAAGAGGCTGAGGCTGAGGCAATGGAACTTCTGGCGAAGGTCGGGCTGTCACATCGGGCTGATCACAAGCCTGCTCAAATGAGTGGCGGAGAGCAACAGCGGGTAGCCATAGCGCGTGCGCTTGCCATGCACCCGAAACTCATGTTGTTCGACGAGCCAACGTCCTCCATTGACGTTGAGTTGATCCATGAGGTCCTCGACGTGATGGTCAGACTTGCGGACGAAGGCATGACGATGATTGTCGTCACCCATGAGATGGGTTTTGCGAAGGAAGTTGCTGACCGCGTCATCTTCATGGATCAGGGCCTCATCATTGAGTCTGGATCTCCTTCTGAAGTGTTCGAACATCCTCAGCAGGAGCGTACACTGAGTTTCCTGAGCAAGGTGCTCTTGGCCTGACTGTGCCAATACCATGAGGAGGGGCGCCGAAAGGCGCCCCTCTTTTTTCTTTTCATCGGGCACCTTTTGACT
The Coprothermobacter sp. genome window above contains:
- the glnQ gene encoding glutamine ABC transporter ATP-binding protein (similar to ATP-binding component of ABC transporters), giving the protein MLVVDDLHKSFGSLEVIKGVSFDMDFKERLVLMGPSGSGKSTLVRCINWIEPPSAGRVTFDGKLVESGKYDIRRLREDIGMVFQQFNVFPHLTALQNVALGPVVVKKTARKEAEAEAMELLAKVGLSHRADHKPAQMSGGEQQRVAIARALAMHPKLMLFDEPTSSIDVELIHEVLDVMVRLADEGMTMIVVTHEMGFAKEVADRVIFMDQGLIIESGSPSEVFEHPQQERTLSFLSKVLLA